Proteins encoded within one genomic window of Methanomassiliicoccales archaeon:
- a CDS encoding hemerythrin domain-containing protein, which produces MKDIGLMIIEDHREFRREILELRHSPNSDAGLREEVLADLLRRLAAHHVAEEKTLFPAMEELQAEREFALELIEEHRAMEILYSDLVMTGYGKEIWVPRLRPILEVHETHMAREESNLIPRLPKMFSKKRLEELGE; this is translated from the coding sequence ATGAAGGACATAGGCTTGATGATAATCGAAGACCACAGGGAGTTCCGGAGGGAGATATTGGAATTGAGACATTCCCCGAACTCGGATGCCGGATTAAGGGAAGAGGTCTTGGCAGACCTGCTGCGGCGGCTTGCGGCCCATCATGTGGCGGAGGAGAAGACGCTCTTCCCTGCCATGGAGGAGCTGCAGGCGGAGAGGGAATTCGCATTGGAGCTGATCGAGGAGCACCGTGCCATGGAGATACTCTATTCCGATCTGGTCATGACCGGTTACGGCAAAGAGATATGGGTGCCGAGACTCCGGCCCATCCTGGAGGTTCACGAGACCCACATGGCCCGGGAAGAATCCAACCTGATACCCAGGCTGCCCAAAATGTTCAGCAAGAAACGGCTGGAAGAGCTGGGCGAG